From a single Athene noctua chromosome 2, bAthNoc1.hap1.1, whole genome shotgun sequence genomic region:
- the PDP1 gene encoding pyruvate dehyrogenase phosphatase catalytic subunit 1 isoform X2, with product MPAPAHLFPLIRNCEISRICSTVCYCHHKHLCCLSSHFAHSHFRYAPQKKFAALCRPKENFNHFIHARDYASTPQRFYLTPPQVNSILKANEYSFKVPEFDGKNVSSVLGFDSNQLPANAPIEDRRSAATCLQTRGMLLGVFDGHAGCACAQAVSERLFYYIAVSLLPHETLLEIENAVESGRALLPILQWHKHPNDYFSKEASKLYFNSLRTYWQELIDLNSGETTDVKEALINAFKRLDNDISLEAQVGDPNSFLNYLVLRVAFSGATACVAHVDGVDLHIANTGDSRAMLGVQEEDGSWSAVNLSYDHNAQNEHEVERVKMEHPKSEEKSLVKQDRLLGLLMPFRAFGDVKFKWSIELQKRVVESGPDQLNDNEYTKFIPPNYHTPPYLTAEPEVIYHKLRPQDKFLVLATDGLWETMHRQDVARIVGEYLTGVHHQQPIAVGGYKVTLGQMHGLLTERRARISSVFEDQNAATHLIRHAVGNNEFGTVDHERLSKMLSLPEELARMYRDDITIIVVQFNSHVIGACQNEEL from the coding sequence ATGCCAGCACCAGCTCATCTCTTTCCATTGATTCGTAACTGTGAGATTAGCAGAATATGCAGTACTGTGTGTTACTGCCACCATAAACATCTGTGTTGTTTATCATCTCATTTTGCTCACAGTCACTTCAGATATGCACCTCAGAAGAAATTTGCAGCACTTTGTAGGCCAAAGGAGAACTTCAATCATTTTATTCACGCAAGGGATTATGCTTCTACACCACAAAGATTTTACCTCACTCCTCCACAGGTCAACAGCATTCTGAAGGCAAATGAATACAGTTTCAAAGTCCCAGAATTTGACGGTAAAAATGTAAGTTCTGTTCTCGGCTTCGATAGCAACCAATTGCCTGCTAATGCTCCTATAGAAGACCGGAGGAGTGCTGCCACTTGCTTACAGACAAGAGGGATGCTTCTGGGTGTGTTTGATGGCCACGCAGGCTGTGCTTGTGCTCAAGCTGTCAGTGAAAGACTGTTTTACTACATTGCTGTCTCTTTGTTACCTCATGAGACTTTACTTGAAATAGAAAATGCTGTGGAAAGTGGCAGAGCTCTGTTGCCCATTTTACAGTGGCACAAGCATCCCAATGATTATTTTAGCAAAGAAGCTTCCAAGCTTTACTTCAATAGTCTGAGAACTTACTGGCAGGAGCTGATTGATCTCAACAGTGGAGAGACTACTGATGTGAAAGAAGctttaattaatgcttttaagAGGCTTGATAATGATATTTCTTTGGAAGCTCAAGTAGGAGATCCAAATTCTTTTCTTAACTACCTAGTACTGCGAGTAGCATTTTCTGGTGCAACTGCCTGTGTGGCCCATGTGGATGGTGTTGATTTGCACATAGCAAACACAGGTGACAGTAGGGCAATGCTTGGGGTTCAGGAAGAAGATGGATCTTGGTCTGCAGTTAATCTGTCCTATGACCACAATGCACAAAATGAACATGAAGTGGAACGTGTGAAAATGGAGCATCCAAAGTCTGAAGAGAAAAGTCTTGTAAAACAAGATCGTCTCTTAGGTCTCCTGATGCCTTTCAGAGCTTTTGGTGATGTGAAGTTTAAATGGAGTATTGAACTACAGAAGAGAGTAGTAGAATCAGGCCCAGATCAGCTGAATGACAATGAATATACAAAGTTTATTCCTCCAAACTATCACACTCCCCCATACCTCACAGCTGAGCCAGAAGTCATATATCACAAATTACGGCCGCAGGATAAGTTCCTGGTTTTGGCCACAGATGGGCTGTGGGAGACAATGCACAGGCAAGATGTGGCTAGAATTGTAGGGGAGTACCTCACTGGTGTTCACCATCAACAGCCAATAGCTGTTGGTGGCTATAAGGTAACTCTGGGACAGATGCATGGTCTGTTAACAGAACGGAGAGCAAGAATCTCTTCAGTATTCGAAGATCAGAATGCAGCAACTCACCTAATACGTCATGCAGTGGGTAACAATGAGTTTGGCACTGTGGATCATGAGCGACTGTCCAAGATGCTGAGTCTTCCAGAAGAGCTGGCTCGAATGTATAGAGATGACATTACAATCATCGTGGTGCAGTTCAACTCGCATGTTATA
- the PDP1 gene encoding pyruvate dehyrogenase phosphatase catalytic subunit 1 isoform X1, producing MCVCPGPRRIAIPVRSSRLPLLSDAMPAPAHLFPLIRNCEISRICSTVCYCHHKHLCCLSSHFAHSHFRYAPQKKFAALCRPKENFNHFIHARDYASTPQRFYLTPPQVNSILKANEYSFKVPEFDGKNVSSVLGFDSNQLPANAPIEDRRSAATCLQTRGMLLGVFDGHAGCACAQAVSERLFYYIAVSLLPHETLLEIENAVESGRALLPILQWHKHPNDYFSKEASKLYFNSLRTYWQELIDLNSGETTDVKEALINAFKRLDNDISLEAQVGDPNSFLNYLVLRVAFSGATACVAHVDGVDLHIANTGDSRAMLGVQEEDGSWSAVNLSYDHNAQNEHEVERVKMEHPKSEEKSLVKQDRLLGLLMPFRAFGDVKFKWSIELQKRVVESGPDQLNDNEYTKFIPPNYHTPPYLTAEPEVIYHKLRPQDKFLVLATDGLWETMHRQDVARIVGEYLTGVHHQQPIAVGGYKVTLGQMHGLLTERRARISSVFEDQNAATHLIRHAVGNNEFGTVDHERLSKMLSLPEELARMYRDDITIIVVQFNSHVIGACQNEEL from the exons atgtgtgtgtgtccTGGGCCCAGGCGGATCG CAATTCCAGTCCGAAGCTCCAGACTACCATTGTTGTCTGATGCCATGCCAGCACCAGCTCATCTCTTTCCATTGATTCGTAACTGTGAGATTAGCAGAATATGCAGTACTGTGTGTTACTGCCACCATAAACATCTGTGTTGTTTATCATCTCATTTTGCTCACAGTCACTTCAGATATGCACCTCAGAAGAAATTTGCAGCACTTTGTAGGCCAAAGGAGAACTTCAATCATTTTATTCACGCAAGGGATTATGCTTCTACACCACAAAGATTTTACCTCACTCCTCCACAGGTCAACAGCATTCTGAAGGCAAATGAATACAGTTTCAAAGTCCCAGAATTTGACGGTAAAAATGTAAGTTCTGTTCTCGGCTTCGATAGCAACCAATTGCCTGCTAATGCTCCTATAGAAGACCGGAGGAGTGCTGCCACTTGCTTACAGACAAGAGGGATGCTTCTGGGTGTGTTTGATGGCCACGCAGGCTGTGCTTGTGCTCAAGCTGTCAGTGAAAGACTGTTTTACTACATTGCTGTCTCTTTGTTACCTCATGAGACTTTACTTGAAATAGAAAATGCTGTGGAAAGTGGCAGAGCTCTGTTGCCCATTTTACAGTGGCACAAGCATCCCAATGATTATTTTAGCAAAGAAGCTTCCAAGCTTTACTTCAATAGTCTGAGAACTTACTGGCAGGAGCTGATTGATCTCAACAGTGGAGAGACTACTGATGTGAAAGAAGctttaattaatgcttttaagAGGCTTGATAATGATATTTCTTTGGAAGCTCAAGTAGGAGATCCAAATTCTTTTCTTAACTACCTAGTACTGCGAGTAGCATTTTCTGGTGCAACTGCCTGTGTGGCCCATGTGGATGGTGTTGATTTGCACATAGCAAACACAGGTGACAGTAGGGCAATGCTTGGGGTTCAGGAAGAAGATGGATCTTGGTCTGCAGTTAATCTGTCCTATGACCACAATGCACAAAATGAACATGAAGTGGAACGTGTGAAAATGGAGCATCCAAAGTCTGAAGAGAAAAGTCTTGTAAAACAAGATCGTCTCTTAGGTCTCCTGATGCCTTTCAGAGCTTTTGGTGATGTGAAGTTTAAATGGAGTATTGAACTACAGAAGAGAGTAGTAGAATCAGGCCCAGATCAGCTGAATGACAATGAATATACAAAGTTTATTCCTCCAAACTATCACACTCCCCCATACCTCACAGCTGAGCCAGAAGTCATATATCACAAATTACGGCCGCAGGATAAGTTCCTGGTTTTGGCCACAGATGGGCTGTGGGAGACAATGCACAGGCAAGATGTGGCTAGAATTGTAGGGGAGTACCTCACTGGTGTTCACCATCAACAGCCAATAGCTGTTGGTGGCTATAAGGTAACTCTGGGACAGATGCATGGTCTGTTAACAGAACGGAGAGCAAGAATCTCTTCAGTATTCGAAGATCAGAATGCAGCAACTCACCTAATACGTCATGCAGTGGGTAACAATGAGTTTGGCACTGTGGATCATGAGCGACTGTCCAAGATGCTGAGTCTTCCAGAAGAGCTGGCTCGAATGTATAGAGATGACATTACAATCATCGTGGTGCAGTTCAACTCGCATGTTATA